In Rana temporaria chromosome 3, aRanTem1.1, whole genome shotgun sequence, a single window of DNA contains:
- the LOC120930279 gene encoding uncharacterized protein LOC120930279 — protein MQQLNLTDNLMRFIDQYRKSPCLWDARNPYYRNRNVRKATLVKFAKYMQTWIPEVTSTVIKIKINNLRLTYMERYLQVQASRWSGAAEDEVKEPELWYFNYLRFLDDQFKPRESLSSLPSRVPSTVPPTPAECDEEPDLRIFSEEEISQEAAAPEGVSQEEEGVSGSQEEAGPSGSQLVPRPSTVSQVPPLQMRPLRRKRHWNQVEEESLQLIREASALMRAPLNPVESYSSYLNHELQALGEEQRGLAKGIIANVIQWARRDQLTRTTILWDPAAAPPPTLSPPARGRGRNAARQPGRKTRK, from the exons atgcaaCAGTTAAACCTTACTGACAACCTCATGAGGTTCATTGACCAATACAGGAAATCCCCCTGTTTATGGGACGCAAGAAATCCATATTATAGAAATCGAAATGTGAGGAAGGCAACACTTGTCAAATTTGCCAAATATATGCAGACCTGGATACCTGAGGTCACTTCCACCGTGATCAAGATCAAAATCAACAATCTCAGGCTTACGTACATGGAGAGATATCTTCAAGTGCAGGCCTCTCGGTGGTCAGGAGCAGCAGAAGATGAAGTAAAGGAGCCCGAGCTGTGGTACTTCAATTACCTGCGGTTTCTGGATGATCAGTTTAAGCCCCGGGAATCGCTTTCAAGTCTTCCTTCCAGAGTGCCTTCCacggttccccccacccctgcagagtgtgACGAGGAGCCAGATCTGCGCATCTtcagtgag gaaGAGATAAGCCAGGAGGCGGCAGCTCCGGaaggtgtcagccaggaggaggaaggggtgagtggcagccaggaggaggctgggccgagtggcagtcagctggtgcccaggcccagcactgtatcacaggtgcctcccctccagatgcgcccaCTGAGAAGAAAGAGGCACTGGAACCAGGTGGAGGAGGAGTCCCTGCAGCTCATCAGGGAGGCATCTGCACTAATGCGGGCCCCCCTTAACCCAGTTGAGAGCTACAGCTCCTACCTCAACCACGAGCTGCAGGCTTTGGGGGAGGAACAACGGGGCCTGGCCAAAGGCATCATAGCAAATGTGATACAGTGGGCAAGAAGGGACCAGCTGACTCGGACCACAATATTGTGGGACCCGGCCGCAGCTCCTCCTCCCACATTGTCACCACCCGCAAGGGGCCGTGGAAGAAACGctgcaaggcagcctggaaggaagaccagaaagtga